The genomic region CGCCGGCCACGGCGCGGCCTGTTCCGCCTTCCGGATCCCCGGGTTCCCCGACGACACCACCTGCCTCGGCGCCGCCTACGACTGCTGGCTCGCCCTCGACCGCACGGACGACGTGGTCCGGCGCACGCCCTTCCGGGACACAGGGCGCTTCGTCAGGGGCGAGTGGGAGGAGGTCGTGTACTCCAGGCCCGACGTGAATCACAAGCACGTCTACGCGCTGCACAACCCCTTCAGCAACGTCACCGTGCCCCTCCCGGACCTGGACGCCGTCATTGGCCATGTCGCCGAGACCTTCCGGGTGCTTAAAGTGCTCATGCGTTCGCCGGCTCCCGACGACCTCATCGCCGTCACGACCAACAGCTGGAACTGCAACGTCATCTTGTGTCGTCCTGGGAAGGGCACGTGCGTGCTACCCTATTACAGGGTCGTGGACGTCGCGTTCCTTGGCGGCGACACGCTGTACGGAATCACCTCCGGTGAGGAACTCATTGCCTTCCACCTCGGCGAGGATGACATACCTGATGTTACCAAGATCGAGCTAGTCATCAAGAACCCGTTGGCCTGTTATTATTATGAATGTGGATGGGTGTGGCCAGAAGAAGTACTAGTTGACTACACTAGCAACGAGGAGGATGATTATTATTACACGGATGAGGAGGAGGACCCGGAGGATATAAACGAAGAAGAGGCAGCCGATGATGAGCCAGCGGACCAACAAGCATTGGAGGACAGCTTCAACGGCGACGAGATGGTCTCGGACAACGAGGTGCTTGGAGCCAAGGACAAGGACTTGCTACTTACGGGTCGATACCTGGTGCAGTCGCTGAGCGGGGAGCTACTGCTCGTGAGGCACCATAGGCGGGCATGCCCGCATTGCCTAGGCCGCACTTGCAATCTCGAG from Zea mays cultivar B73 chromosome 6, Zm-B73-REFERENCE-NAM-5.0, whole genome shotgun sequence harbors:
- the LOC100284843 gene encoding F-box domain containing protein produces the protein MAAAAAGWADLPLDMLDEVIARLPIPGDRARLAAVCRAWRSAAREVVSHLPWIVLPYGTACTAGHGAACSAFRIPGFPDDTTCLGAAYDCWLALDRTDDVVRRTPFRDTGRFVRGEWEEVVYSRPDVNHKHVYALHNPFSNVTVPLPDLDAVIGHVAETFRVLKVLMRSPAPDDLIAVTTNSWNCNVILCRPGKGTCVLPYYRVVDVAFLGGDTLYGITSGEELIAFHLGEDDIPDVTKIELVIKNPLACYYYECGWVWPEEVLVDYTSNEEDDYYYTDEEEDPEDINEEEAADDEPADQQALEDSFNGDEMVSDNEVLGAKDKDLLLTGRYLVQSLSGELLLVRHHRRACPHCLGRTCNLEVFKADFSAGKWVAAGLAKDEAIFLSRSHSKCARARRGIRQGFVYYTTRINDVFDTTSSTVRAITVGWPRLCVAEKSGWFFPPELVV